From one Lycorma delicatula isolate Av1 chromosome 2, ASM4794821v1, whole genome shotgun sequence genomic stretch:
- the LOC142320428 gene encoding small ribosomal subunit protein eS10-like, with protein sequence MLMPKKNRVAIYEYLFKEGVMVAKKDFHLPKHPELETIPNLQVIKAMQSLKSQGYVREQFAWRHFYWYLTNDGIRYLRDYLHLPSEIVPATLKRQPRSETTRPRPTAPRSEGSRPAEDRAAYRRAPGTTGPDKKADVGAGIGEMEFRAGYSRGRGGPPPQ encoded by the exons atgttGATGCCAAAAAAGAATCGAGTGGCTATCTATGAATACCTTTTTAAGGAGGGAGTCATGGTAGCAAAAAAGGATTTCCACCTACCAAAACATCCTGAACTGGAAACTATTCCAAATCTTCAAGTTATTAAAGCTATGCAA aGTTTAAAATCTCAGGGTTATGTTAGGGAGCAATTTGCATGGAGACACTTCTACTGGTATTTAACAAATGATGGCATCAGGTATCTTCGTGATTATCTTCATTTACCTTCAGAA ATTGTACCAGCTACATTAAAAAGACAGCCAAGATCAGAAACAACTCGCCCAAGACCAACAGCCCCACGTAGCGAAGGTTCACGGCCAGCTGAGGATCGTGCTGCTTACAGAAGAGCTCCAGGAACAACTGGACCGGATAAGAAGGCTGATGTTGGTGCTGGAATAGGAGAAATGGAATTT